CGGATCGAGCGTGCCGCCACGCGACACTTCGGCATGATGGCGTACGCCGCGCACCTGACCGGCCTCACGCGCCGCAACGGCGAGCCGCACCTGTGGATCGCGCGACGCTCGCCCGACAAGAGCGTGGACCCCGACCGCCTCGACAACCTCGTGGGCGGGCGCATCTCCTGCGGCTACACGGTGGACGAGACGATCGTGAAGGAGGCCTGGGAGGAAGCGGGCATTTCCGCCGACCTCATGAAGGCGGTCGCCTGCGCCTCGGTCGTGCGCGTGGAGTATTCCGTGCCCGAGGGCCTGCACCGCGAGATCATCTTCGCCCACGACCTGTGGCTCGCGGAGGATTTCCGCCCGCAGAACCAGGATGGCGAAGTGGCGCGCCTTTATTGCCTCTCCATCCCGGAAGCCATCGAGGCGATACTCGCGGGCGAGTTCACGCACGACGCGGGCGCGGTGACCGTGGATGCGCTGCTGCGCAATGCCGTCCTCGCTCCCGAGGATCCGCAATACCTGGACCTGGTCCGTCTTCTCGGGCCCTGAGCGGGGGGGGTTGACGCCGCCAT
This Betaproteobacteria bacterium DNA region includes the following protein-coding sequences:
- a CDS encoding DUF4743 domain-containing protein; translated protein: MKTRLYSDLTAFVRAACTHASHLDREVPLLPFYIREHPVGWLRPSFADLLRRWPHVFEVTASYVTLRASPDTVHGRSAAMAEVTQALERDGVIRGWRDELVSVSHHYAAPELLRIERAATRHFGMMAYAAHLTGLTRRNGEPHLWIARRSPDKSVDPDRLDNLVGGRISCGYTVDETIVKEAWEEAGISADLMKAVACASVVRVEYSVPEGLHREIIFAHDLWLAEDFRPQNQDGEVARLYCLSIPEAIEAILAGEFTHDAGAVTVDALLRNAVLAPEDPQYLDLVRLLGP